In one Musa acuminata AAA Group cultivar baxijiao chromosome BXJ2-5, Cavendish_Baxijiao_AAA, whole genome shotgun sequence genomic region, the following are encoded:
- the LOC135612713 gene encoding uncharacterized protein LOC135612713, whose translation MRHPLLANSASNFPRDGPDDDGGDEVLAGLDSASRNSEGEDRFEIEVEKVGEQKNKRRIQSRVRVNADLESVWSVLTDYEGLADFIPSLAVSQLLDKKDKFARLYQVGQQNLALGLKFDAKGVLDCYERDLQIGYDVDEDEKILAGKEFQTTLSYVVELVPKLWLPVRLIEGRLCREVKTNLLCVREEAQRIQRMKGEMLDIWRPCHRNGQ comes from the exons ATGAGGCACCCTCTCCTCGCCAATTCCGCCTCCAATTTTCCCCGCGATGGTCCCGACGACGACGGTGGCGACGAGGTGCTTGCGGGCCTCGATTCGGCCTCCAGAAACAGCGAAGGGGAGGACAGGTTCGAAATCGAGGTCGAGAAGGTCGGGGAGCAGAAGAATAAGCGGAGGATACAGTCCCGGGTCCGTGTGAACGCCGACTTGGAGTCGGTGTGGAGCGTCTTAACGGACTACGAAGGCCTCGCCGACTTCATCCCCAGCTTGGCCGTCAGCCAGCTGCTCGACAAGAAGGACAAGTTTGCGCGGCTTTATCAG GTCGGTCAGCAAAACCTGGCGCTCGGTCTCAAGTTTGATGCAAAGGGTGTCCTAGATTGTTACGAGAGAGATCTCCAG ATTGGATATGATGTTGATGAAGATGAGAAGATTCTGGCGGGGAAAGAATTCCAGACGACACTGTCCTATGTCGTGGAGTTGGTGCCAAAGCTTTGGTTACCTGTCCGCCTTATTGAAGGGAGACTTTGCAGGGAAGTCAAAACTAATCTTTTATGTGTTCGAGAAGAAGCTCAAAGAATCCAAAGAATGAAAGGCGAAATGCTTGACATCTG GAGACCCTGTCATAGGAATGGCCAGTAA
- the LOC135611566 gene encoding uncharacterized protein LOC135611566, whose amino-acid sequence MESEGGDDDKRDVAKQEKNAKSSQAAECRVLVLQPGRSRPISLNLDELRACHELMLELPFEDLTVALPPGFSDMQVNTVAGDSPLVDWKINHPEEDPEKMKERIKVWVQAVALSYACHHRSK is encoded by the exons ATGGAGTCTGAAGGCGGAGACGACGATAAGAGAGACGTGGCGAAGCAAGAGAAGAATGCAAAGAGTAGCCAGGCGGCGGAGTGCCGGGTCCTGGTTCTGCAGCCGGGCAGGTCTAGGCCGATCAGCTTGAACTTGGATGAGTTGAGGGCGTGTCACGAACTCATGCTCGAGTTGCCGTTCGAGGATCTGACGGTGGCGCTTCCACCAGGGTTCTCCGACATGCAGGTGAACACTGTGGCCGGCGACTCCCCCCTCGTCGACTGGAAGATCAACCACCCAG AGGAAGACCCCGAGAAGATGAAGGAAAGGATCAAAGTATGGGTTCAAGCGGTGGCGCTCTCCTACGCCTGCCATCATCGCAGCAAATAG
- the LOC135612711 gene encoding transcription factor MYB34-like, whose translation MGGHSCCYKQKLRKGLWSPEEDEKLIKHIAKYGHGCWSSVPKQAGLQRCGKSCRLRWINYLRPDLKRGTFSQQEEDLIIELHAVLGNRWSKIAAHLPGRTDNEIKNLWNSCIKKKLRQRGIDPNTHKPLAEVEGGDEKVPSNGEKNSSSNDLRFPASPANAKLAAKELTPSTSAVDKPLDESTTPKGSSTPTKELLLDQLLATHESTLSCRSSISMGCFPLPQLSRAPDFCGNPTTLAALPISSNPLLWLNHTATQYDVNPELNCNIAISTDAPSLSTTILSTSMVLPPSCAGDDTTNWYAGNCDSSRRSMVNDGASMALQSSCSFDSGISAWSDLTPDKDVQVHLGEDNQDLKWSEYLHGAFPATAATQAQCQPLYLDVKRGGQFAMNGLSTWHQSPQLQQQSHASDIYAKDFHSVSMGFEQI comes from the exons ATGGGAGGCCACTCCTGCTGCTACAAGCAGAAGCTAAGGAAAGGCCTCTGGTCTCCTGAGGAAGATGAGAAACTCATAAAGCACATTGCCAAGTATGGTCATGGGTGTTGGAGCTCTGTCCCTAAACAAGCAG GTCTTCAAAGGTGTGGAAAGAGTTGCAGGTTGAGGTGGATCAACTACCTCAGGCCTGACCTCAAGAGAGGCACATTCTCACAGCAGGAAGAAGACCTCATAATCGAACTCCATGCCGTCCTCGGGAACAG GTGGTCGAAGATTGCAGCGCACTTGCCGGGAAGGacagacaacgagatcaagaacctcTGGAACTCCTGCATCAAGAAGAAGCTGAGACAGAGAGGCATTGACCCCAACACCCACAAGCCGCTCGCCGAGGTCGAAGGCGGCGACGAAAAGGTCCCCAGCAACGGTGAAAAAAATTCTAGCTCCAACGACCTCCGATTCCCTGCCAGTCCGGCGAATGCTAAGCTCGCTGCAAAAGAGCTGACTCCTTCGACATCGGCGGTGGATAAGCCCTTGGACGAGAGCACGACCCCAAAGGGTTCGTCGACGCCAACCAAAGAATTGTTACTGGACCAGCTTCTCGCGACCCATGAGAGCACATTGTCGTGCCGCTCCTCCATCTCCATGGGCTGTTTCCCCCTTCCTCAATTAAGCCGTGCTCCTGACTTCTGCGGCAATCCCACAACCCTGGCCGCTCTACCGATCAGCTCGAATCCACTCCTCTGGCTCAATCATACTGCAACGCAGTACGACGTGAATCCTGAGCTGAACTGCAATATCGCGATATCCACCGACGCGCCATCACTCTCAACCACAATTCTCTCGACTTCAATGGTTCTCCCACCCAGCTGCGCCGGAGACGACACCACCAACTGGTATGCTGGTAACTGTGACAGCAGTCGTCGGAGCATGGTAAACGACGGCGCCAGCATGGCGCTACAGAGCAGCTGCTCCTTTGACAGCGGCATCTCCGCCTGGTCGGACCTGACACCGGACAAAGATGTGCAAGTCCATCTCGGGGAAGATAACCAGGACCTCAAATGGTCAGAGTACCTTCACGGCGCATTCCCGGCGACAGCAGCCACGCAAGCCCAGTGCCAACCTCTGTATCTCGACGTCAAGAGAGGCGGCCAATTCGCTATGAATGGTTTGAGCACTTGGCACCAGAGCCCGCAATTACAGCAGCAGTCACATGCCTCAGATATATATGCCAAGGATTTCCATTCTGTGTCTATGGGATTCGAGCAAATATAG
- the LOC103985840 gene encoding pectin acetylesterase 12 isoform X2 translates to MRVFWFAGFFLARWAHGNEYWNATELEAAYYGAGGGSPPLLVGLTLIQSAAAKGAVCLDGSLPGYHLHRGYGSGANSWVVNLEGGGWCNDIKSCVYRKRSHHGSSYFMEKQLQFTGILSDKPDENPDFYNWNRVKIRYCDGASFLGEGYNKAAGLYFRGQRIWLAAMEELMSNGMHYANQALLSGCSAGGLATIQHCDEFRALFPRNTKVKCLADAGMFLDVVDVAGGHTMRSFFGGVVSLQGAWRNLPRTCTSRMDATSCFFPQNVIDNIRTPLFLVNTAYDVWQLQQSLAPKTADPHDSWGGCKMNHANCDGYQLQFLLGFRNQMLSAIRGFSMSRKSGLFINSCFAHCQSERQDTWYANNSPQLGYKRIATDVGDWFFDRSKVNAVDCAYPCDNTCHHIVFRGRQ, encoded by the exons ATGAGGGTTTTCTGGTTTGCTGGGTTTTTCCTGGCAAGATGGGCTCATGGGAACGAGTACTGGAATGCGACCGAGTTGGAGGCTGCCTACTATGGGGCTGGGGGCGGCAGTCCCCCTCTGCTTGTGGGTCTGACCCTCATCCAATCTGCGGCAGCTAAGGGTGCTG TATGTTTGGATGGGAGCTTACCCGGTTACCACTTGCATCGTGGCTATGGATCTGGAGCGAATAGTTGGGTTGTCAATTTAGAG GGAGGAGGCTGGTGCAATGACATCAAATCATGTGTTTACCGAAAGAGAAGTCACCATGGTTCATCCTACTTCATGGAGAAGCAGTTACAATTTACTGGAATACTCAGTGACAAACCTGATGAAAATCCTG ATTTCTATAACTGGAACAGAGTCAAGATTCGTTATTGTGATGGTGCATCATTTCTAGGTGAAGGATATAACAAG GCTGCAGGCCTTTATTTTCGAGGGCAGCGTATTTGGTTGGCTGCTATGGAAGAACTGATGTCAAATGGAATGCATTATGCCAACCAG GCTCTCCTTTCTGGATGTTCTGCTGGTGGTCTGGCGACCATACAACACTGTGATGAATTTCGAGCATTATTTCCAAGAAACACAAAAGTCAAGTGCCTTGCTGATGCTGGCATGTTTCTTGATGT TGTTGATGTAGCTGGTGGTCACACCATGAGATCCTTCTTCGGAGGTGTAGTAAGCTTGCAG GGTGCCTGGAGGAACTTGCCAAGGACATGTACTTCCCGCATGGATGCGACATCG TGCTTCTTCCCACAGAATGTGATTGATAATATCCGGACTCCACTTTTTTTGGTTAACACAGCATATGATGTATGGCAG TTGCAACAAAGCTTAGCTCCCAAAACAGCTGATCCTCACGATTCCTGGGGAGGATGCAAAATGAACCATGCAAATTGCGATGGATATCAACTCCAGTTTTTGCTAG GGTTTAGAAACCAAATGCTTAGTGCCATCAGAGGCTTCTCCATGTCCAGGAAAAGTGGGCTGTTTATAAATTCATGTTTTGCTCATTGTCAAAGTGAGAGGCAGGACACATGGTACGCGAATAATTCTCCACAACTCGGGTATAAG AGAATAGCAACGGATGTTGGCGACTGGTTCTTCGATCGGAGCAAAGTAAATGCAGTAGACTGCGCATACCCCTGCGATAACACCTGCCATCACATCGTCTTCAGGGGAAGACAATGA
- the LOC103985840 gene encoding pectin acetylesterase 12 isoform X1: MRVFWFAGFFLARWAHGNEYWNATELEAAYYGAGGGSPPLLVGLTLIQSAAAKGAVCLDGSLPGYHLHRGYGSGANSWVVNLEGGGWCNDIKSCVYRKRSHHGSSYFMEKQLQFTGILSDKPDENPDFYNWNRVKIRYCDGASFLGEGYNKAAGLYFRGQRIWLAAMEELMSNGMHYANQALLSGCSAGGLATIQHCDEFRALFPRNTKVKCLADAGMFLDVVDVAGGHTMRSFFGGVVSLQGAWRNLPRTCTSRMDATSVMFLVTQRYMTKIMGTNFLCSSFLDLPLQCFFPQNVIDNIRTPLFLVNTAYDVWQLQQSLAPKTADPHDSWGGCKMNHANCDGYQLQFLLGFRNQMLSAIRGFSMSRKSGLFINSCFAHCQSERQDTWYANNSPQLGYKRIATDVGDWFFDRSKVNAVDCAYPCDNTCHHIVFRGRQ, encoded by the exons ATGAGGGTTTTCTGGTTTGCTGGGTTTTTCCTGGCAAGATGGGCTCATGGGAACGAGTACTGGAATGCGACCGAGTTGGAGGCTGCCTACTATGGGGCTGGGGGCGGCAGTCCCCCTCTGCTTGTGGGTCTGACCCTCATCCAATCTGCGGCAGCTAAGGGTGCTG TATGTTTGGATGGGAGCTTACCCGGTTACCACTTGCATCGTGGCTATGGATCTGGAGCGAATAGTTGGGTTGTCAATTTAGAG GGAGGAGGCTGGTGCAATGACATCAAATCATGTGTTTACCGAAAGAGAAGTCACCATGGTTCATCCTACTTCATGGAGAAGCAGTTACAATTTACTGGAATACTCAGTGACAAACCTGATGAAAATCCTG ATTTCTATAACTGGAACAGAGTCAAGATTCGTTATTGTGATGGTGCATCATTTCTAGGTGAAGGATATAACAAG GCTGCAGGCCTTTATTTTCGAGGGCAGCGTATTTGGTTGGCTGCTATGGAAGAACTGATGTCAAATGGAATGCATTATGCCAACCAG GCTCTCCTTTCTGGATGTTCTGCTGGTGGTCTGGCGACCATACAACACTGTGATGAATTTCGAGCATTATTTCCAAGAAACACAAAAGTCAAGTGCCTTGCTGATGCTGGCATGTTTCTTGATGT TGTTGATGTAGCTGGTGGTCACACCATGAGATCCTTCTTCGGAGGTGTAGTAAGCTTGCAG GGTGCCTGGAGGAACTTGCCAAGGACATGTACTTCCCGCATGGATGCGACATCGGTAATGTTTCTTGTGACACAGAGGTATATGACAAAGATAATGGGTACCAATTTCCTATGCTCAAGCTTTCTTGACCTTCCTCTGCAGTGCTTCTTCCCACAGAATGTGATTGATAATATCCGGACTCCACTTTTTTTGGTTAACACAGCATATGATGTATGGCAG TTGCAACAAAGCTTAGCTCCCAAAACAGCTGATCCTCACGATTCCTGGGGAGGATGCAAAATGAACCATGCAAATTGCGATGGATATCAACTCCAGTTTTTGCTAG GGTTTAGAAACCAAATGCTTAGTGCCATCAGAGGCTTCTCCATGTCCAGGAAAAGTGGGCTGTTTATAAATTCATGTTTTGCTCATTGTCAAAGTGAGAGGCAGGACACATGGTACGCGAATAATTCTCCACAACTCGGGTATAAG AGAATAGCAACGGATGTTGGCGACTGGTTCTTCGATCGGAGCAAAGTAAATGCAGTAGACTGCGCATACCCCTGCGATAACACCTGCCATCACATCGTCTTCAGGGGAAGACAATGA
- the LOC135612714 gene encoding ferredoxin C 2, chloroplastic-like, with protein MMQAAVVMHLPIPSNNCCRPSFLTSSSSTIILPAQVRPLQLRRYSSSDRSSMTVRAELQTTNPTSAATVTSSSSSIATHQVTVHDRQRGLVHEFVVPEDQYILHTAESQNISLPFACRHGCCTSCAVRVRSGQIRQPEALGISAELKAKGYALLCVGFPSSDIEVETQDEDEVYWLQFGRYFARGPIERDDYALELAMGDE; from the exons ATGATGCAAGCGGCGGTCGTGATGCATCTTCCGATCCCTTCGAACAACTGCTGCCGTCCCTCCTTCCTTACATCCTCTTCCTCCACGATCATCCTCCCGGCGCAAGTACGACCTTTACAACTTCGTCGCTATTCGAGCAGCGACCGGTCATCGATGACGGTCCGAGCGGAGCTGCAGACCACGAATCCTACGTCGGCCGCGACGGTCACTTCGTCCTCTTCTTCTATCGCGACTCACCAGGTCACTGTTCATGACCGGCAGCGGGGTCTCGTCCACGAGTTCGTCGTTCCGGAG GACCAATACATCCTACACACTGCAGAGTCCCAGAACATATCCCTGCCCTTTGCTTGCAGGCACG GTTGCTGCACCAGCTGTGCAGTTCGAGTGAGATCTGGTCAAATTAGACAACCAGAGGCTCTTGGAATATCTGCGGAGTTGAAAGCTAAG GGTTATGCATTATTATGTGTGGGTTTTCCATCTTCTGACATTGAAGTTGAAACTCAAGATGAGGATGAG GTTTACTGGCTCCAATTTGGACGGTATTTTGCACGAGGACCAATT GAAAGAGATGATTATGCATTGGAGCTTGCCATGGGTGATGAGTGA
- the LOC135612712 gene encoding germin-like protein 5-1 has protein sequence MATSSLVTIFSFLFLVSSNLAADPDMLQDICVADLNAGVRVNGFACKPAANVTEADFFFQGLAKPGAATNTTMGSLVTAANVEKIPGLNTLGVSMSRVDYAPGGLNPPHTHPRATEIVFVLEGTLDVGFITTANKLIAKTITKGDVFVFPRGLVHFQKNNADVPAAALAAFNSQLPGTQSLAATLFAATPSVPDHVLTKAFQIGTKEVEKIKSRLQPKK, from the exons ATGGCCACGTCTTCCCTCGTCACCATCTTCTCATTCCTCTTCCTCGTTTCTTCCAACCTTGCTGCGGATCCTGACATGCTGCAGGATATCTGCGTGGCGGATCTCAACGCTG GCGTGAGGGTGAATGGCTTTGCGTGCAAGCCGGCAGCGAACGTGACGGAGGCGGACTTCTTCTTCCAGGGGCTGGCGAAGCCGGGCGCGGCCACCAACACCACCATGGGCTCCCTGGTCACCGCCGCCAACGTGGAGAAGATCCCCGGGCTCAACACCCTGGGCGTGTCCATGTCCCGCGTCGACTACGCCCCCGGCGGGCTGAACCCGCCACACACCCACCCCCGCGCCACCGAGATCGTCTTCGTGCTCGAGGGCACCCTCGACGTGGGCTTCATCACCACCGCCAACAAGCTGATCGCCAAGACCATCACCAAGGGCGACGTCTTCGTCTTCCCTCGCGGACTCGTCCACTTCCAGAAGAACAACGCCGACGTCCCCGCCGCCGCCCTCGCCGCCTTCAACAGCCAGCTCCCAGGCACACAGTCCCTGGCCGCTACCCTCTTCGCCGCCACCCCTTCGGTGCCCGACCATGTCCTCACCAAGGCCTTCCAGATCGGGACCAAGGAAGTCGAGAAGATCAAGAGCCGCCTCCAGCCCAAGAAGTGA